A stretch of candidate division KSB1 bacterium DNA encodes these proteins:
- a CDS encoding GTP-binding protein, translated as MAKAKFERKKPHVNIGTIGHVDHGKTTLTAA; from the coding sequence ATGGCGAAGGCGAAGTTTGAGCGGAAGAAGCCGCATGTGAATATAGGGACGATCGGGCACGTGGATCACGGCAAGACGACGTTGACGGCGGC